In Candidatus Zixiibacteriota bacterium, the sequence GATTATTATTATGGCGTAGAATTCACCGATGAAAGTGAAACGGAACTGACCTACACGCTCGGCGGGGGGCTCGATTTTCCGGTGGCCGACCAGATCTGTCTATTGGCTAATTTCAAATATCTGCCGGTCAAATTCAGCAATCCCCTGGTCGGGATAAAAGATTATTCGGGATGGCAACTCTCCGTTGGGCTTGCCTACACTTTCCGCTCAAAGCGACGATAATAAATATTTTCAAGGAGGAATGCGATGGCAATTAAAGTGGGAATTAACGGATTTGGAAGAATCGGACGTCTCGTTTTCCGGGCCGCCCGCAATTCCAAACTTGAGATTGTCGGGATTAACGATATCACCGATGCCGCCACCCTGGCGCATCTGCTGAAATATGACTCAATCCATGGGATATACCCCGGCGAAATCGGATATGATGCCAGTAATCTGATTGTGGATGGAAAGAAAATTCCGGTAACAGCAGAGAAAGACCCTTCCAAGCTGCCGTGGGGCAAACTCGGAGCTCAGGTGGTTTGCGAATCGACCGGCATAATGAAGGACAAGAATGACGCCGTTAAGCATATCACAGCCGGGGCAAAGAAAGTTCTGATTTCCGCCCCTGCCAAGGGACATGACGGCACTTTCGTCTTAGGCGTCAATGACAAAGATTATGATAAGAGCAAACATGATGTCATCTCCATCGGCAGTTGCACCACCAATTGCCTGGCGCCGGTTGCCAAAGTTCTTCTGGATAATTTCGGAATTGAAAAAGGGCTGATGACAACCATTCATTCCTATACCAACGACCAGCGGATCCTTGACCTCCCGCACAAAGACCTGCGACGCGCCCGAGCCGCCGCTCTTTCGATGATTCCGACTTCTACCGGCGCCGCCAAAGCGATTTCGGAAGTGCTTCCGGCGCTGAAAGGGAAGATGGATGGTATCGCTATTCGCGTCCCCACCCCGGATGGCTCCCTGGTTGACCTGGCTGTGATTCTGAGCAAAGAGACCACCAAAGATGAGGTCAATGCCGCTTTCAAGAAAGCGGCCGAAGGTCCTATGAAGGGAGTTTTGCAATTCTGCACCGAACCGATTGTCTCATCGGACATTGTCGGCAATCCCCACAGCTCCATTCTGGACGCGGAGCTGACCTCGGTTAAGGGAAATTTCGCCAAAGTTTTCTCCTGGTACGATAACGAGTGGGGATTCTCGGTACGGATGCGGGAGATGCTGGAAAAAATGCTCTGATTCTATGAGCCCCGCTATCCGGCGGGGCTTTTTGATAGAAGGGATGAACTATGAAAAAATTGTCTATAGCTGATATCAATCTCAAAGGAAAACGGGTCCTGGTTCGCGTTGACTTCAATGTTCCGCTCGATAAAGAAGGCAAAATAACCGATGACCGCCGCATCAAGGAAACGCTCCCCACCGTTAAGAAAGTCATCAATGACGGCGGTCGGGCGATTCTCTGCAGTCACCTGGGACGTCCCAAGGGAAAACCGGTGCCGGAAATGTCGTTGAAACCGGTAGCGAATCGTCTGGCGGAACTCCTCAACAAGAAAGTCTCTTTTGCCTCCGACTGTGTCGGTCCCGAAGCGGTTCAGCTGGCTCATTCCCTCAAAGATGGCGAAATTCTTCTGCTGGAAAACCTTCGTTTCCATCCTGAGGAAGAAAAGAACGACCCGGCTTTTGCTGCCCAGTTGGCTAAACTGGGAGAGGTCTATGTCAACGATGCTTTCGGCTCCGCGCACCGGGCGCACGCCTCAACCGAGGGTGTCACTAAGTTCATCAAGACCTCGGCCGCCGGATTCCTTATGGAGAAGGAACTTAAATATCTCGGCGGTGCCCTGCACGACCCCAAGAGACCTTTTGTGGCCATTCTGGGAGGCGCCAAAATCTCCGGCAAGATTGATGTCATACAGAATTTGATGGACAAAGTTGACGCCATCCTGATTGGCGGCGGCATGATGTTTACCTTTTTCAAGGCAATGCACAAGAAAATCGGAAAATCACTTCTGGAGGAAGACAAAATCGATCTGGCTCGCCAAATTCTGGAGAAAGCCCATTCCAAAGGGTTGAAACTGATTTTGCCTATTGACTGCGTTGTCGCTGACGATATGACCGAGACGGCAAAAATTTCGGTGGTCTCTATCGACGATATCCCGGACCATATGAAGGGGCTTGATGTCGGTCCTGAGACTATTACTCTGTTCCAGAATGAGCTGGAAACGGCACGAATGGTTATCTGGAATGGTCCTATGGGAGTTTTTGAAGTGGAGAAATTCGCCCGCGGGACCTACGCTATTGCCGATATACTGGCGAAGATTACCTCCCGGGGGGCGACCACTATTGTTGGCGGAGGCGATTCCGCCGCCGCTGTCAGCGCCCGGGGACTTGACGATAAACTGACCCATATTTCCACCGGCGGCGGCGCCTCGTTGGAATTTCTGGAAGGAAAGATTCTTCCCGGTGTGGCTGCCCTCGCGGATG encodes:
- the gap gene encoding type I glyceraldehyde-3-phosphate dehydrogenase; protein product: MAIKVGINGFGRIGRLVFRAARNSKLEIVGINDITDAATLAHLLKYDSIHGIYPGEIGYDASNLIVDGKKIPVTAEKDPSKLPWGKLGAQVVCESTGIMKDKNDAVKHITAGAKKVLISAPAKGHDGTFVLGVNDKDYDKSKHDVISIGSCTTNCLAPVAKVLLDNFGIEKGLMTTIHSYTNDQRILDLPHKDLRRARAAALSMIPTSTGAAKAISEVLPALKGKMDGIAIRVPTPDGSLVDLAVILSKETTKDEVNAAFKKAAEGPMKGVLQFCTEPIVSSDIVGNPHSSILDAELTSVKGNFAKVFSWYDNEWGFSVRMREMLEKML
- a CDS encoding phosphoglycerate kinase, whose protein sequence is MKKLSIADINLKGKRVLVRVDFNVPLDKEGKITDDRRIKETLPTVKKVINDGGRAILCSHLGRPKGKPVPEMSLKPVANRLAELLNKKVSFASDCVGPEAVQLAHSLKDGEILLLENLRFHPEEEKNDPAFAAQLAKLGEVYVNDAFGSAHRAHASTEGVTKFIKTSAAGFLMEKELKYLGGALHDPKRPFVAILGGAKISGKIDVIQNLMDKVDAILIGGGMMFTFFKAMHKKIGKSLLEEDKIDLARQILEKAHSKGLKLILPIDCVVADDMTETAKISVVSIDDIPDHMKGLDVGPETITLFQNELETARMVIWNGPMGVFEVEKFARGTYAIADILAKITSRGATTIVGGGDSAAAVSARGLDDKLTHISTGGGASLEFLEGKILPGVAALADAPR